The genomic interval GCAAGCAGCAGGAAGAGGATACTGATTCCATCCACCGCTGCATGGTAATTAAGGAAAGGGAACAGTTCGAGACGCTCGGCAAATTGCATTGCCGCTGTTGTACTGTCGTATTGCCAGTAGACGAAAAAAGCCAGCAGCAACTCTGCAATGGAAAATGTGAGGCCAACATAGAGCAGCAGTGACCGGCTACGACGCACCAGCAGTACAACTATTACGCCCGCCAGAGGCAACAACTGCAGAAATGCCAACAACGGCAACGTCTGATTCACAGTCCAATGTATTTCGTTAATACCCACCATCAGAGAATCACCACAATTGTCGCCATAATCAGCAGCAGCAGATAGCGTGGCCGACTTAACAGTTGGTCGATCAACAGCAGGTAATTGCCCACAAGCTCCAGCAGTTTCATCAGCCCATCACCGCCACCCTTGAGAATCAGTTGCTCTTCAAACCAATGCAGTGCTGAGGCGACCCGCTCCATAAACCTACCGACAAGACCTCGCCCCTGGCCTACAGCATCATCGAAGACACCCTCCTGTCGGCGGCGCTGCTCCCACTCGCTGAGGGTCGATACCGTATCGCCCCGTGTGGGCATGCCGAGCAAGCGGGTAACCACCTGCTCATCAAAGTTATCGATATCACGAGAGAGTGAGTTGGTCGGCTTTACCAGCAGCCAGTCAATCAGATGATCAAGCCAAAAGCGCTGCAGAACGGCAATATAGAGGCGGTTGTGGCGCCGCAGCCAAGCCGCAGCCGGACGGGCCGGACGGCTCACCATCTGCAGCAGCGCCGGAGCATGAAGAAACTGGTAAGCACGCCAGATAGCATGAATCACCAGATGCCAGGCCGCCAATTCAAACCAGCCGAGACCACAGGCGAGAAACATCAATCCCACTTGGCCGGTGCATGAGAAGATTAGGGCACTCTTGACGTCTGTCTGGACCAGTGAACCGAGAAAACCGTAGAGCGCCGTCAACAGACCAAGGAGCAGCATCAACATCAACAGACCTGGTGCCTGTTCAAACAGCGGCTGCAGGCGAATCACCAGAAAAATACCGGCGTGGCTCATCAGTGAGCCATAGAAGATGGCACTTGAGGGCGTTGGGCCCTCCAGGGCGCGGGCGATCCACGGAGAGAAAGGGAGTTGCGCCGATTTGGCCAGCGCCGCCACCAGGAAGGCACCTGCCAAGACATCCGCCTGGAGCGTTGAGAGCTCGCTGCTACCGGCAAAGAGACTGCTCCACTCGACACTTCCGAACCAGCTGAACGAGAGGAATATAGCGCTGATCAGAGCAACATCACCGATACGATTGGTGACAAAAGCGCGGGTGGCATTTGCGGTAGCGGTGGGACGTTCGAAGGCGTAGGCAATCAGCAGATAAGAGCTGATCCCCGCCAGTTCCCAACCGACAAAGGTGAAGGACGCACTACCCGCCATAACAATCAGCAGCATGCCGCTGACAAACAGGTTCATAACAATAAAGAAGCGCTGAAAACCGCTTTCACGATGCATATAGTTGACAGAGAAACGCAGCATCAACAGAGAGATCAGTGCCACCATAGTGGCCATCACCAGACCAAAGAGGTCAAGATAGAAGCTGATTCGCAATTGATAGTCACCGCTGGCAAACCAGCGACCCAAGTCAACCTGACCGGGGACAGTAAGTGTCATCAGTGCGCCGATGTCGAGTAGTAACACCAGTAGCAGCGAGATGGAGGTCGCAGCGACAGAGATTCGACT from Candidatus Sedimenticola sp. (ex Thyasira tokunagai) carries:
- a CDS encoding proton-conducting transporter membrane subunit — encoded protein: MVESIVWLIPLLPLVAALLIVIGYIQGSNRGEAGERLTSRISVAATSISLLLVLLLDIGALMTLTVPGQVDLGRWFASGDYQLRISFYLDLFGLVMATMVALISLLMLRFSVNYMHRESGFQRFFIVMNLFVSGMLLIVMAGSASFTFVGWELAGISSYLLIAYAFERPTATANATRAFVTNRIGDVALISAIFLSFSWFGSVEWSSLFAGSSELSTLQADVLAGAFLVAALAKSAQLPFSPWIARALEGPTPSSAIFYGSLMSHAGIFLVIRLQPLFEQAPGLLMLMLLLGLLTALYGFLGSLVQTDVKSALIFSCTGQVGLMFLACGLGWFELAAWHLVIHAIWRAYQFLHAPALLQMVSRPARPAAAWLRRHNRLYIAVLQRFWLDHLIDWLLVKPTNSLSRDIDNFDEQVVTRLLGMPTRGDTVSTLSEWEQRRRQEGVFDDAVGQGRGLVGRFMERVASALHWFEEQLILKGGGDGLMKLLELVGNYLLLIDQLLSRPRYLLLLIMATIVVIL